The sequence below is a genomic window from Monodelphis domestica isolate mMonDom1 chromosome 2, mMonDom1.pri, whole genome shotgun sequence.
TTGATATCAACTGTGATACTGCACAAAAAGGTAGATTTCTTGCCATAATGAATTCATTtgccaaaaaaaaggggggggggctaaAAAAGTCAAATTATGTCTCACTTATTGGATTccctattttaattttatgtatcttAGAGAAATGTTGAAGTCTAATGGAAATAATTGGTGTGTAAGTTCCTCAAGAGTAGggactattttaatttttgtctttgaatccccccAAACACAGGTGGATATTTTTGGGAGGATTTAATAAACCCTTGTTGAAATGTATTGAACTGAATTGATCTAATTGCCGCAACTTTGAACCAAATCCTGCatctgaccttaggcaagttacataacttaaaatggagataatagatttagagctggaagggtccttagattCCTTAgaatctaacctcctcattttacagatgagtaagttGAGGCCAACAGcaattcagtgactttcccatggttatacagttagcaagtgtctaaggcagggtatgaacccatatcttcctaactccaggtccaagtTCTATcttacctatctcacagggttgttgtgagggaaaCCTTgtataaatataactttttatttaaaagaattattattcTTATGGCTAAGGTTTCAAATGTTGAAAGTTACCCTGGCCTTTTTGGTCTACTGCTTATATCTGGTAAGATCCTAGAGTTAGaccattgggaagggaaagaagaaagcaaaagtgaAGATGGAAAAGAGTCCTGGGAAGAGgcaatgaaaaaaagagagagggggggggaagagagagagagagagagagagagagagagagagaggggggggggggggagagagagagagagagagagaaagagagagagaaagagagagagagagagagagagagagagagagagagagagagagagagagaaaaggctaGAACCTAGAAAGAACTTGAGCCTATATTACCCTAGAAGGGATGAgtgaaaaggagagaataaagTTCTTTATGTCCAAGTGTTGTGAAAatatggaagggagggaaagccCTATGGAACTAAGATAGAAAAAAACCCAATGTGTTGAGTCCCAAATGGGGGGAAATCTTCAGCCTTCTGCAGAAGACCTTAGGATGAACATTGGATCCCCTCCATATACTATGTCAAGATGAGTTTAGGAAGGAGAATCCAAAAGGTTAGATGAACACTTATCAAGGATTCTGGAGAGGATATTCCTGTTGGTATTAGATTCCTATAATCTTCTTACCAAATAGTTTGGGCAAACCTGGAGtaatttatatgaagtgatacaaaacgAAGTGAGCGAACCCAGGAGAATTTTATACACAGTATCAGCAATAAgggtatgatgatcaactgtgaatgaactAATTTTTATCCtcaatgcaaagatccagaacaactccaagggattcttGGAAGCTGTGCAGGTGCAGATACAGGCTCCATATAAGTATACTTCCCTTACTATGAGAGCCATCCAAAATACAATGGGCTGCCTCTCAATAGAGCTCTTCAAGCCCAGTCTGGATGTTGTCAAGGGGATTCTCAGACAGGTTCAGGATGAACAAGATGGCCTCCAAGATCTTTTCCAACTTTTACATGCAGTGTGACCTCGCCTGGACCAGATCATCATTCAGAGGTCCATTCCTACATCCATCTGACTTATTTGAAATGGAATGTGAACTTCCCCAGGGAATGACCTACAGCTCAGTCTTCGTAGTTGTTGGCATTTGGCTCCCTGTAGCAGTGTTTCTACTGGCTGTCTAAACTTTGGACACAGGGCCTTGGAATTCcttagcaataataatagctcacgTTGATATTGTGTACTGGATGGACATAGAGCTTTCCACCAAACTAAGTgtattatcattcttttttatgGGGAATGAAAGTAAGGCTCAGAGTACTCCAGCAACTTGCCAGGGCCCATACACTCGTTACTAGTTTAACTATGTATGGGCCCTGGCAATTTGTTGTGTGTGTGAAGTgactagtaagtggcagaactaaAACTCAAATCCAGGTCAGTTACCTCGACAGGGAGAGAAGCAGTGTGTTAGAGTGGAAAGTCCAAAGTCTTGAGGCCAGGAAATCTTGGTTCtaataatttttcttctactctaCCTATTGCAAGTCAAATAGAcccctgtttccttttctgtgaagTGAGGGAAAGTTCTATgatatctctaaggtccctctaTGCAATCACagatttattaattacctactatgtaccagctaggtggtatagggcagctaggtagcccagtcgatagagtgccagacctagagtcaggaaaactcctctCTCTAAGTTTAAGtcgtttcagacacttcctagctgtatgaccctgaacaagtcacttctccctgttgtctcagttgcctcatctgcaaaatgagctgtagaaggaaatggtcatacactccagtatctttgccaagaagacaaatggggtcacaaagagtcggacatgaccGAACCActaccgccaccaccaccaccaccaccaccaccaccaccaccaagatGTGCCATGTTCTGTGCTAGGGCTCTGAggatacatgcatatatactcaTACACAAAGGAAGGCCTCAAGGATTTTACATTCTTTAGAAGAATAGAGCATATATAAGTACATCCATAAATATAGTGCATACATTTACCAGACTTGTGATTACATGTAATAGTTTCATCTAATCTGTCAATGCAGTGGCACCTGCTTTCTAACTTTGAGAGGTGTCTGGGGCACTGAGTTAAATGACTCCCCCAGGTCCTGTAGCCTCTGCTGTCTATTATGATGCCTCTTCTACAAGATACattcaaaatatatacatgtcgttgagagaaggaaagatacTAGCAGCTGGGAGAATCAGGAATGGCCTCTCAGACTGTGGCGCTTGAGACGGACTGTGAAGGAAACTAGGTATTCTAAGAAGTGGAAGTGGGaaaaaagagcattccaggcataggaaacAACCAGTGAAAAGCTGAGGAGTCAAGAGATTGGAGTACCGttttaggaagagaaaaatagtCCAGTTTTACTGACGTGATCATTTGTCTGAAGAGGAAAGGGATTGTTCCCTCCTCACTGACAGACTTCCCACCTCCAAGTGACAGCTCCAACCCTGACATCTTACTGGgtccaccccccccccttccttccctacATACAACCAGACAGCTCAACTGGTTTCTTTCAGCACTTATACATAGAAATAGTTCTCCCCCTCCTTACACCCCCCTCCACACCCTACTTCCCGCCGTTCTAAATATAAATTATCCGGATAATTTCCCGCAGTTCCCACTTTCCTTAAATCGAGGCGAACTATCCACAGACCGGCTCCCCAGTGTGTTTCAAAGCTGGTTACCCAAACTCCTCTCTAAGAAAACGCCCTTAAATGCGTAGCCTCTGAGCTGCACCTTCGGAGCGCGCCTAGAGAGATCGCGAAGTCAGCGGTTCGGGGTGGAGGACTGCTTAACCATACCAGAGCCCACTCCACCCCACCTACCCTGGACTCCCGCCCCCTGGATCGAGTGGGAGTGGGTGGTCGGTGAGTTGGTTAGGGGTTGAAGGCCGCGCTGGACAGTTGCTCAAGCTCTGGGGCGAATACGATAGCCAATCAGCAGTGAACCAGGAGAGGCTGTCTGAGTTAGAACATGCACCTCGAGGTTGGTTTGAGGTGGtaggcaattgggggggggggaagggggaggaataaAATCCTGAAAAGAGTCAAAGTAGGAAGAGGCTGTCGTCAAAGTATTCCTGCGTTCTCCTTCTGGTCCTGAAATCTTCCAGAGCCGTACCCCAAGGTCTCCTGCTTCTCTTTCAGCTTCCCACTCTACCTCCCCCAAAGCCTCTTCTTTCCTAATCTTTCCTCACTGGCGGCTATTTCTGTAGGGGTGAAAGCGGCTGCACCTGTTTTAGATGAATTATGGTAGCACTGGAAGTTAGtctccccccttcttccctccctcccagcctgtctccctccttttctccctctctccctccctggtttgctccctccctcctcttcctcctcctcctcctcctcctcctcctcctcctcctcctcctccccccgccCTCTCCtgctctcactcactcactcgcAGTCCCTGCTCAGTCGCAGCCCCTAGCCCTGAGTCCCGAGCCGCCTGCCCCGCTGCACTGGACAGCGCCGCCGGACGGCCCAGGTCGGAGCCCCCCCTCCTCCAGCTCCGAGCCCCGGGAGGGCGCGGCGGAGGCGGCAGCGGAGGCGGGGAGGAGCCGGGGCCGGAACAAGGGCTGGGCCGGGGGCGGGGACGCCGGGGTCCGGAGGAGCCGAGAGGAGCGGAGGACGCGAGAAGGAGAAGAGGCGAGTGAGCGGAGCGGGGAATCAGGAGCCGGAGCCCGAAAGGGAGCCGGAGCCCGAACCCGAACCCGAGCGGGAGCCGCCCCCCAAGTGCGATGCCCCGGCGGGGCTAGGGCGCCGGGCGCCGAAGCCGAGAGCCGAGCGGGTCTgcctctgggggagggggaggcggcagagccggagccggagcccgAGCAGGAGTAGAAGcaggaggaggcggcggcggcggcggcggcggcggcgggaggGCCGGGGCAGCGGCCGGAGCGAGAGCCCCATGCCCCGGACGGGCTGAGGGATCCGGAACCCAGAGAGGAGCCGCGGAACCCGGACAGGTACGTGCTGGGGCCCGGGAGGGGGACGGGAGATGGGGCAGTGGGGGGCCGTGGGGTCCGGGAGGCGGAGTGGGTAGGGGAGTAAGAAGCTCGCGCTCGCTAGCTCACTCACCACTCACTTTGTGTTTGCAAACTACCGGGAGACGGAACTGGGCCGGGCTTcgtgctgacttttttttttcatcttgggATGGGGTGCCTTGCCGGGCAATGACCATGTTGCGCAGATACTCGCGTCCCTCTCCCTAGCACCCCCTTTCCTGCCGCTGCCCCCCAGCCAAACTGAGACTGAGCCCAGTTCGAGCGTGGTTGAGGGAACAGGTGGGGGCAGCCGGTCAGTGGGGGCGGGGAGCCGTCAGAGTCGCACCCCCCCCCATCCCGGGAAGAGGTTACTTATCCCGTCCCCACCCCATCTCACCACCCTGGCAGACCCCCCCACCCCACGAGGCTTAGGCACTCAGCCCCGCCCCCTCCAGGGTTGGGTTTGtggagttgggggggaggggggaagcggACCCCCCTGGAGCCGGGAGTCAGACAAAGACAACTTCCCGGCTGGGACTTTGCTGGACTGAAGAGAGAGTGAAATACAGGGGCCTGCTCCgacctccccctcctccctagCCCCCCACCCTTCCCGGTATGTGCCGGACTCTCACTGTTGGGCAGAGCTCTGATGTGGGGTTTGTAGTGCCACCGGGAGCCGCTTAAGTTTCTGTAAGAAAGGGATCTGGTTTTACTAAAGTCCAGAACTCAGGAAAAATGGATTCCCATGCATCTACGGATTGTGTACGGTCTTAAGTAGTTCCCCCACCCTACGCCCTGGATCAATCTCCTAGTCGGGACAGATATGGGAAGAAAAAACTTCCTGAAGACCTGGGAGCCTCTAGGCAGAGAGGTCCCTCCGATGGGATCTTTAGGAAGGGACTAAGCCGTCGGACCGCTCCCCTGGCTCCATGCACCCTTGTCCATGATGCCCCCCTACCAGGTTAGCGGAGAGAGGCAAGAGGGTGGGGGGCTTTGCCAGGAGCTGGACCAATTGGGACCTCTACCAGACCAGAATTCTAGCATCGAGGAGTATTGGGTGGGGGACATACCTAATAGAAGGCCCCCACCTGAGTGTTGCCTTAGACTACAGCTTTCTGCCCCTGATTCCTAGTAGTGCGCCCCACTATGAAATCTTCACTTTCCCCAATCTGTCTCCCTCGGGCCTTATGTCGGAGAACCGAAAAGCAAACTTAGGCTGCTTCAGATCCCGGTCTGGGGTGTGAGGATGCTGGACGATTGAGAGCGTCCCTACAGGGTCAGATACTGTTACCCCTTAACAAGTGTCGGACAGCTCCCCATCTTCCTATTTCTCAGGCCGTCTCCGTGTACCTCGCCCTCTCCCCGGACCCCCGAAAGTTTGGCATTTCGTCCGAAGCGGATTTTGAGCTTCGGAGCTGCTAGGAATTCCCATTCCTCTATTTAGATGAGAGGCCTCCGGGGAGGTTGTGGGAGTGAGTGAAATGGAGAGGAAGCAAAGCAGAGAGGTCAAAAAAGTGACCCCTGTAGTATCTGACCCCAGAaccccctttctcctcttcctactcttcttatctttttttccacCCATGCATGACCCCCTTGTCCCCAATTTTCAAACTCTTGTCGGCATCGAAAATGATGCGATGTAACCGGGTGTTGTGGAAGTGGCTGCCTGCTGACCCAGCAGTCATAGTTGAACCCGACTAATCTCTCAAAcaactttcctcatctggagagAGGGACCAAGTGAGGAGACTCAATATGGAATAAGGGGAGGataaagggaagaaaacagaTGAGAGTTGTCAGGTCTTccaacccctccccccctccccccatgaagAAGAGGAGAATTGAGATTACTAACCAGAGAGAATTCGAGAAAATGCGCTTTTGGCCGGTGCGGGTTTTTGCTCTATTTAAGGATCATCAACCTACTTCTTGGTTCCTTCAGTCTGACCAGGccggattttttttttttaccctgacaaataaataaatgcatccCATCTGGGGGCTGGCTAAAGCTCCCTTAGCCTGGAGGTGAATCTCTTCCTAGCGTTTGTAGTTCAGGACCTTGGGGGAAGATAGAAGTCAGGAACGATCCTAGTTAGCCCCAAGAGTCAGCTGCAGAAACACCACTTTGGGCCAAGGCGGCAGGAGCTTTACTTAAGAGAGAAGGGCGGGAGCTTCGGCCAGGTTCCTAAAGCCAAAACCAAGCCCAGGGAATTGAAACAATGATCTGGGTGATTAAGACACCTGAAGTTCACTTCACTTTCATCCTGGAGGTTCCTGAAAAATTGCTCCCCACGACCCCAAAGCCCTGCTGGGAGCCTTCACACATTGGCTTCTTTAGATTGAAGTGGAGATGCCGGGGCTTCAGGGAGAATCGAACAGGGTCAGTAAAGCTCCTTTCTTTGGTCCTTCCCCTTTTTCCCTCCTGTCTGAGATCAAGCACCACCCAAAGGCTCAGGGAGAGGCTGAGGTATTGGGATATGGCTATTCTCCGAGGTTGTCGAAGCCTACCCGTCCTGGGTCTTGAGGAAATGTCAGCTTGTGTCTCGGCACCCAATGGGCCTCATCTCTATCATCCGCTCTCTTTGCCCGGCAAATACTGCAGGTCCTCTCTGCCTAACCCCCCTACCCCCCAGAAGCTGATCCTGAGAGGATGGGAAGGCTTTCATTGTATTTAAGTTGAGAaactttgttttgaattttgcgTCTGCAGACCGAGAGAATCTTTGTCACCGTGCACGAGAGACCACCAGACGCAGAAGGAAGTAAACTCGTtctcttttcagctctttttcTCCTGGGCTGCCTCGGTCTCTTTCTCCCCTCAGTTTGTAGAAAATCTGCCTCAGGGTCTATCTTTTTCAACTTTGCCCTCACACTCCAGTTCACTGGGCTTCTCAGGGAAGGGTATCTTACTGTACAGGTATCTTACTGCTTCCCCTACACATACAACTTTCaaccctctcccccccacccccacccccatccgcAAATCCATACATACACTTTCAAGATTCGGAAAGAAAAGCTTAGTTCAGGCGAGTTCCGCCTTGACAAGTCTCTGCTCTCGTCTTCTCGCCCCACCCCACCAGTGCTCATTgccattccccaccccacccccaagttCCTCTACTCCCCTGAGAAGGGGATTTGGGGGGGTGGTGAAGTTGCCACAGGGGTTCctgggggaaaagaagagaacagatAGCACCTTCTCTCCTGGCATGGATCccagggaagatttttttttaaacgttttttaaactttttttttttaaacatcccaGACATTTATCTCGGGAGCTGAAGGACTGGGGAACCCTTGAGCCCTGCAGGCTGAGAGAGCCTGGCATTGGGAAGGGGAAACGCCCATGGGTGGGAGCCAACTTGCATCCGGGCTGCTTTGCCTCTTCTCCCCAACAACCCCCTATAAACTTAAAACGAGTCTTCTCTCCTTCATCCCACCCCAAACACCTCAATTTCCCCCCAAAGGTCTCAGGACGCTATTGGCCTAGCCTCAGAGATGTAGGGCTTACCCCCAGACCAGGCCTGGAGTAGTTAGCAGAGTAGGAAATAGTCCTTGCCCCCTGATTCTACCCCTTCCCCCAAAAAAGCCCTCAGTGTCTGAATCCCCGTTCTGCTTTTAACCCAGAAAGCTTTTCTGTGGGCTTATGTGAAGCAGCTTCCTTCTCGATAAGGAATTTGGCAGAATTTGCTAGGTGCTTGCCTCCCTTCACTCAATGAGTAATCTCTATATCTCTTCTCTAGGTTCAGCGTATTTACCACCTACCCCCCAAAATCTGTGAGCCTGGCTGGAACAGATCTGGGGAGGAGGGGTGTTGAGATGTTTGCCATTAAGCCTTCCCTGACTGACTTTGCCCTATACATTGCCCTCAGGTAAAAAGCTCTAGTTCTGCCTTGCAATTGTGTGACAGTGGGAAGAACTTGCTGAAATGGGAACTGGAGGATGTGAATTCCAATCCTTCCTCTCCCATTTATTAcatgtgtgaccttaagcaagccTCTGTCAGATAGAGGAGAGAAATGGAGTCAACTAGCATCTAAAGCAATGTCTGACccataggaagcacttaataaatgcttgttaattgattgattagatgacctctaaggttccttctagctctaaatctattatgaTCTTGTGAATTGTTACTCAGCTATTTTCATGTGTGTGCTTTCTCTTTCCCACTagattatatattcttatatgaaTAATACCCTATTAGTGATGCTAATCATCAGAGCTGGCTTCCAGTCCCAGCTATAACACTAAGTGGATAACGGTCTTTGGGCAAATCAGTTGATCTTTCGggactcagtttccacaacttTAGAATATGGATATTCAACTAGATGGCATTCAGTATTCTTTTAGGCTCTTTTAGTTTTGCTTTTGAGATGTAACATTCTACATTCTGAGATCACTTATTAGTTCAGATATTCTGCCAACTCTGTTCTAATAGTCTATGTTCCAAGgttcttcccttccctcatcccttccttctcttcctcagttCTGACTCTGCTTTTGTGATTCTTCTACATCTCTCGGCCTCTGCAGACTATACCTAGCTGCACAATTCTAGACATAtagcacttcataaatatatgttaaatttaaGGTGACTGAGAACCATGGTAGGAGAACAGTTAGTCTAGACTTTGGGGGCAGGAGGCAAACATggtaaaaaggagaaaacaagggCCAGTGGGACTTCTTGAACACAGTTAAAACCATGACCATATGGACTCAAGTGCTTAGTGAATTGATGAATGGAAAATGTGTATAGGAGGGGGTTAGTTAATGGTGATTCAGTTAGTTTTTACCCtgatgaaaaggagagaaaggaagaggagtgTTCTGATTTCAAGGATTTCTTAAACAAACTCTCCCCTCAAATAGCTTCTGGAACTTACCTGCCTAAATAGAACGGTCTTTAAAAAGAGACTAAGATCTTGGGAAGCTAGTAGTTGTAGGAAGAAGATGCTCTAAGGCATCTCCACTGTTCATATTCCCAGCTCTGAGgatctgggcttttttttttcttgctatgaGGAGAGTATACTCTGGTTAATTTCTAGAGCCTAGAGAATGGGTAACTGGTTTAGTTATTAAATTTGTGGCCTAGAAAAAAGCACTGGGCTGGAATGAGAGGATATGAACTGGGATCCTGGGTCTACCACTCTAcctgtgtgcccttgggcaagtagTATCTCTGAGTCTCGATTTCCACCAACCTGAAAACAGTTTCCTATCTCATTGAAAccccctcttctcctcccaaCCAGAACCAAATGAACAGTTTTCTCTATCCCTGTTATACTAGAAACTGAAGAAtgtcctcctctccttttctctcttccttcttctctgatCTCTTCTACTTTCCTCTACTCCaatcttctctccccttcccctcctttcctctcctgtcttctcttttctctctcctttaatctcttcttttctgatctctctcctccccttctctcctttcctcctctatttttctctccctcctcttttctctcttctctgatctcttaatttctttctcttctcctctgatctctccatttctctctcttctcctctgatctcatttcctatctcttcttttctcctttgatctcctcttctctctcttctgatttttttctccttcttttcttctcttctaatcttttatctcccctcccttctctcttctcctctcctggtCAGGTATTCATGATTAGAGCAGTGAATGTAGACAGGTGGACATCACTGTCCTCCTCCCACTGCTACATGCCACCATTTCCCTTCAAAAAGACAGATGCCCATATACATAAACTTAATATCACATGGGTTTTGCCAATTCtggattttcagttttattactctagataaagacagagagaagaagaacttttttttttaaagcatgtttCTCCTGATTACCTAAATATCTTTCCTTCACTTCCTATATCTTCTAAAGAGAGACAGACTTCTTCACCCCATCTCCTTGCTTCACCCTATCTTTTTCTGGAATTAGAGCTCTCTGAGCTCCTGCTGTAATGTGGTCTTAGATTCCCTAAACAGTCAGGCTCTCTAGAGATGTGGCAGCAGGGTGAGAATACCACCCAAATCTGCCTCAAATATGGATATTTTGGGATCATGATTTTGGAGTGATGTTCTCTTCCTCTATGCACTAACATAGAATTAATATCTCCTTAGGACTAAGTATAAGGGCAAAGGGGGGAGCCAGAACTAGTAACTGATCAGTGCCCAAAACTGATCAGATCCTACAATGTCTGACTACCCACAGATTACCACCTTTTCCTACCTCCCTGACTTCCATTCTCTTAGTGCTGATCAGATGAAGAGagtgaatgaaaaataaagacatCCCTTTTTTTCATACTGGTTCATAGACTTTGTAAGGGTTCAGATCTATAAGGAAACCTAGATGCTTAGGGAGAAGAACTGGGTGGTGGGGGGACCCCAAAAAGGGAGGCCATAGGTGAGTCTGGATACCTCTCTGTTCTTTAACATTCTCCCCACCCAATGCTCCCTTGTCCATGCTGCTCTCCCCTATGTCCTTTCCCTACCAGCTCTGCATTTGTTTTTCCCAGCTCCTCACTCCTTCCCTCTTAGTTGCTCCCTTTCAATCTGTGTCTGGCTTCCCAAACATTTGCATCTTTGTGTTCTACTTTCTCATGACAGATCTTTGCTGAGCTCTTTGGCtgtctcttctggttctcctgtGCTCCCTCATCAGTTCATTCTCAAACCTTTTACCTTCAAACTCAAAGGTTCAAATTGCCACAGAATATTAGCACTCCAGTCCAAGAGACTACTTCCTCGAGGGTCCCTGGCTCTATGATTGGGaccaggaaggagagaggagtcCAGAAGACAAGATGCTATTTTCCTGGAGTGATATCTCATtctgtagctgtgtgaccttgagcaagttattcCATGTCCCTAAgcctctatttctttatttgcaaaatcATGTAGCTGGGCTAGATGTTCTCTGAAGTTCTTTTTAGTTTAAAATCCTATGGACCTTTCTATAACATCCCACCTTACTCAGAGCCTGATAGTTCTCATATATTCTTCAACTGAAAATGACCTAACTTTAGgcctcagttctttttctttttttaaaccctaaccttccaccttagaatcaatattatgtattagttctaaggcagaaaatcaaTAAAGACTAGGctatggcagttaagtgacttccctagggtcacacagctaggaagtgtctgagtccagacttgaacccaggacctctagtcttcAGGCCTGGAGagctatctactgaaccacctagctgccctccaatCTCAGTCTTTTAACTCTCTGTATCTTACCCTACTTCTAGCCAGGTGGGGCATTGCTCTGTGCCTCCCCCCtgccttgccccccccccccagtaactGGTGTTTCACTGCTAAGACAGCCAGATCTCAGTCTTGCTAAAGGTTTTCACACCAGGTACCTCTTTACTCCTATGCTCACTCTCCCTCTGATTTTGGGTTCCCAGAGGTAAATGGAGTAAGGGTGAGAAGGGAAGATAGTGGCAGCTGTGGGAAGCATTGTGGCAAGAGTTCTGCTTCACTAGGGTTGACTTGTTTAGAAAGGTGCTTTCGGGGAGTAGTTCCTATTTTAAATTCAAATGGAGGTAGGGATGCTTTTGGTGGAACTGCTGGGGCCTGGGCCAGGGAAGCAGACTCTCTCCACATCCAAAATATGCCAGAGATATATTCAAGATGGTCTCcccagtcccttccagctctgaatcctgTTATCCTCGAAggaagtggggggtggggggag
It includes:
- the LOC130456937 gene encoding potassium/sodium hyperpolarization-activated cyclic nucleotide-gated channel 2-like, producing the protein MLPRLPPLLLPLPLPQRQQQQSGEKRLALPHDCGFYSGHYVSGRTKTQIQSQPLALSPEPPAPLHWTAPPDGPGRSPPSSSSEPREGAAEAAAEAGRSRGRNKGWAGGGDAGVRRSREERRTREGEEASERSGESGAGARKGAGARTRTRAGAAPQVRCPGGARAPGAEAESRAGLPLGEGEAAEPEPEPEQE